A portion of the Blastopirellula sediminis genome contains these proteins:
- a CDS encoding phosphoribosyltransferase gives MRRLSLRDPLVLGIPRGGVVTGAELAKTIGADFDVVLAHKLRCPWNPEFAIGAVGEDGQPMVDRAVVRRLNVSDEDLQRECQQQVEEINRRKRLFRGVRPPAEIAGRSVIVTDDGVATGSTMLAALQVVRQRGPAELIVAVPVAPQDCLPAIRGKCDRLVCLQAATEFYAVGEFYRWFEPTTDEEVVEILREFAPAA, from the coding sequence TTGAGACGTCTCTCGCTGAGAGACCCTCTCGTCCTGGGGATTCCCCGCGGTGGAGTCGTGACCGGCGCAGAATTGGCCAAGACGATCGGTGCAGATTTCGACGTCGTCCTGGCCCACAAGCTGCGATGTCCGTGGAACCCGGAATTCGCCATCGGCGCAGTCGGTGAAGATGGCCAGCCGATGGTCGACCGCGCAGTTGTTCGCCGGCTGAACGTCAGCGACGAAGATTTGCAGCGGGAATGCCAACAGCAAGTTGAGGAAATCAACCGGCGGAAGCGGCTCTTCCGCGGCGTCCGACCGCCGGCCGAAATCGCCGGACGTTCGGTCATCGTTACCGACGACGGCGTTGCGACCGGATCGACGATGTTGGCGGCGCTGCAAGTCGTTCGTCAGCGCGGGCCGGCCGAATTGATCGTGGCCGTGCCGGTCGCTCCGCAAGATTGCTTGCCGGCGATCCGCGGCAAGTGCGACCGGTTGGTTTGTCTGCAGGCCGCGACCGAGTTTTACGCGGTGGGAGAGTTCTACCGCTGGTTCGAGCCGACGACCGACGAGGAAGTGGTGGAAATACTGCGGGAGTTCGCCCCTGCGGCGTGA
- a CDS encoding CBS domain-containing protein has translation MSVGRICVREVDVISPDESAQAAAQRMNSRKVGTLVVVDSRGLPIGIVTDRDLTVRVLAAGKDGATTPISEVFRGPLKTVHEDTSVEETIRAMRAGPYRRLPVVGDRGELVGLVSLDDVLELVSEELASIGWLLEDEEPTVLGRSS, from the coding sequence ATGAGCGTTGGACGAATTTGCGTCCGCGAGGTCGATGTCATCTCGCCGGACGAATCAGCCCAAGCGGCGGCGCAACGGATGAACTCGCGAAAGGTGGGAACGCTCGTCGTCGTCGATTCTCGCGGCCTGCCGATCGGTATCGTCACGGACCGCGACTTGACCGTACGTGTGCTAGCCGCCGGAAAGGATGGCGCAACGACTCCGATCTCGGAAGTTTTTCGCGGACCTCTGAAGACCGTGCATGAAGATACGTCGGTCGAAGAGACGATTCGCGCCATGAGAGCGGGGCCTTATCGCCGTCTTCCGGTGGTGGGTGATCGTGGAGAGTTGGTTGGGCTCGTCAGCCTGGACGACGTCCTGGAACTGGTGAGCGAGGAACTCGCATCGATCGGTTGGCTGCTTGAAGATGAAGAGCCGACCGTGTTGGGACGAAGTTCGTAA
- a CDS encoding dienelactone hydrolase family protein gives MCSRMVAQVAEVLVGSDYLPGILTVPNAAKGVVLFAHGSGSSRFSTRNQMVAEELQDFGFATLLFDLLGEDEARDRRLVFDIPLLALRLREAEAWAKEQPGVGDLPLGFFGASTGAAAALVAAALDGSTVKAVVSRGGRPDLARGHLRNVKAPTLLIVGGDDEPVLTLNRQAFADLQCAKHLEVVPHATHLFEEPGALEKVALLAEEWFSRYLQPENRI, from the coding sequence ATGTGTAGTCGAATGGTAGCGCAAGTAGCGGAAGTGCTGGTTGGATCGGACTACTTGCCCGGGATTCTCACCGTTCCCAATGCAGCCAAGGGAGTTGTCCTGTTCGCGCACGGCAGCGGCAGCAGCCGCTTTAGCACTCGCAATCAAATGGTTGCCGAGGAGCTGCAGGACTTTGGATTTGCGACCTTGCTGTTCGATTTGTTGGGAGAAGACGAGGCCCGGGATAGGCGGCTGGTCTTCGACATTCCGCTACTGGCGCTGCGCTTGCGCGAAGCGGAAGCGTGGGCGAAAGAGCAACCGGGGGTGGGTGATCTTCCGCTCGGGTTCTTTGGCGCCAGTACCGGAGCGGCGGCCGCGCTAGTCGCCGCCGCGCTCGATGGGTCGACTGTGAAAGCGGTCGTTTCCCGCGGTGGAAGGCCCGATCTGGCGCGAGGGCACCTGCGAAACGTCAAAGCGCCGACGCTCCTGATTGTCGGCGGCGACGATGAACCGGTGCTCACGCTGAATCGCCAGGCTTTCGCAGACCTCCAGTGCGCCAAGCATTTGGAGGTCGTTCCTCACGCGACGCATCTGTTTGAAGAGCCTGGAGCGCTCGAAAAGGTGGCGCTACTGGCCGAGGAATGGTTTTCCCGATATCTCCAACCGGAGAACCGGATATAG
- a CDS encoding baeRF7 domain-containing protein produces the protein MNAFTQRDLNRLMAAQQGPYVSILMPTHVAGEDGQQDPIRLKNLLNDAESQLAERYSVDAQAFFKPIRKLTERADFWEGRSCGLALFATTDECEVYRLPVPFDATAVVGKRFYVKPMLPALAANARFYVLSLSQNGSQLYRATSRTIEKVAVPDMPQDMESALGSATPERGLQFHSPVRASQGKHTALFHGHGGESDTEKENLLEYFRMIDKALRPVFEQEAAPLLLAGVEYLLPIYRQANSYNGLLPQQLTGNWDNEQMTRLREEAYPMVKPALEERQHKAAKKYADSTGNGRSSADIHKILVAAEQGQVESLFVDRGMTVWGSYHPETGDVYVHETPENGDEDLLNLAVIETALHNGEVYVMPGEEMPSEDFVAATLRY, from the coding sequence ATGAACGCTTTTACGCAACGCGATCTGAATCGTTTGATGGCGGCGCAGCAGGGGCCCTATGTGAGTATCCTGATGCCGACGCACGTTGCGGGTGAAGATGGGCAGCAAGACCCGATTCGCCTGAAGAACCTCCTGAATGACGCGGAAAGTCAGCTGGCCGAACGGTACAGCGTCGACGCGCAGGCGTTCTTCAAGCCGATCCGCAAGTTGACGGAGCGAGCGGACTTTTGGGAAGGTCGAAGCTGCGGCTTGGCGCTGTTTGCGACGACGGACGAGTGCGAAGTCTATCGACTGCCGGTTCCGTTTGACGCGACGGCGGTCGTCGGCAAGCGATTCTATGTGAAACCGATGTTGCCGGCTCTGGCGGCGAACGCGCGGTTCTACGTGTTGAGCTTGAGCCAGAATGGTTCGCAGTTGTACCGAGCGACGTCGCGCACGATTGAAAAGGTCGCTGTGCCCGACATGCCGCAAGACATGGAGTCGGCGCTGGGATCCGCAACGCCGGAACGTGGGCTGCAGTTCCACTCGCCGGTCCGCGCTTCGCAGGGCAAGCATACGGCTCTGTTCCATGGCCATGGCGGCGAATCGGATACCGAGAAAGAGAACCTGCTCGAGTACTTCCGAATGATCGACAAGGCGCTGCGTCCGGTCTTTGAACAGGAAGCGGCCCCGCTGCTGTTGGCAGGCGTCGAGTATCTGCTGCCGATCTATCGTCAGGCGAACTCGTATAACGGTCTGTTGCCGCAGCAATTGACCGGTAACTGGGATAACGAGCAGATGACGCGGCTGCGCGAAGAAGCGTATCCGATGGTGAAGCCGGCGCTGGAAGAACGCCAACACAAGGCGGCCAAAAAGTATGCGGACTCCACGGGCAACGGACGCTCCTCGGCAGATATCCACAAGATTCTGGTCGCTGCGGAGCAGGGGCAGGTCGAGTCGCTGTTCGTTGACCGTGGAATGACCGTCTGGGGAAGCTATCATCCCGAGACCGGCGATGTGTACGTTCACGAGACGCCGGAAAACGGGGATGAAGATCTGCTGAACCTGGCGGTGATCGAAACCGCGCTGCATAACGGCGAGGTTTACGTGATGCCGGGCGAAGAGATGCCGAGTGAGGACTTTGTCGCGGCGACGTTGCGGTATTGA
- a CDS encoding zinc-dependent alcohol dehydrogenase family protein, with amino-acid sequence MKALALRRIVSLRDTTTPLELIELPKPRPGAEEVLIRVSACGVCHTELDEIEGRTAPPHLPVVPGHEVVGYVEEVGEGVTRHRIGDRVGVGWIHSSSGDERENVSPEFRATGRDVNGGYAEYMTAVADYAYPIPACFSDAEAAPLLCAGAIGYRALRLTGISDGRNLGLTGFGGSAHLVLQMVRHQFPHTQVFVFARDPNAQAFARELGAVWAGHTTDRAPEKLDAIIDTTPAWRPVVEALANLAPGGRLVINAIRKEANDKEALLLLSYHEHLWMEREIKTVANITHFDIEEFLPLAGKIPLRSTTTPYPLEEANRALVELKRGNVKGAKVLVIGR; translated from the coding sequence ATGAAGGCCTTGGCGCTGCGGCGAATCGTTTCGCTTCGCGACACTACGACGCCGCTGGAGTTGATCGAATTGCCCAAGCCAAGGCCAGGCGCTGAGGAAGTGCTGATTCGAGTGAGTGCGTGCGGCGTCTGCCATACGGAACTGGACGAGATCGAAGGAAGAACGGCGCCGCCGCATTTGCCGGTGGTGCCGGGACATGAGGTCGTCGGCTACGTCGAAGAGGTAGGCGAAGGAGTGACGCGGCATCGAATCGGCGACCGCGTCGGTGTTGGCTGGATCCACTCGTCGAGTGGAGACGAGCGGGAGAACGTCAGCCCCGAATTTCGCGCGACTGGGCGAGACGTAAACGGCGGTTATGCAGAGTACATGACCGCCGTCGCCGATTACGCCTATCCGATTCCTGCTTGCTTCTCTGACGCCGAGGCGGCTCCTCTCTTGTGTGCTGGGGCGATTGGTTATCGGGCGCTGCGGCTGACCGGAATCTCCGACGGACGAAATCTGGGACTGACCGGCTTCGGAGGTTCAGCCCATCTGGTGCTGCAAATGGTCCGTCACCAATTTCCCCACACGCAAGTTTTTGTTTTTGCCCGCGATCCGAACGCGCAGGCGTTTGCCCGCGAGCTGGGAGCGGTGTGGGCAGGACATACGACCGATCGGGCGCCGGAAAAGCTCGACGCGATCATCGACACGACGCCGGCTTGGCGACCGGTGGTCGAAGCGCTGGCGAATCTTGCCCCGGGTGGGCGTCTCGTCATCAATGCGATTCGCAAAGAAGCGAACGACAAAGAAGCCCTGCTGCTATTGAGTTATCACGAGCATCTGTGGATGGAGCGGGAGATCAAAACGGTGGCCAACATCACCCATTTTGATATCGAAGAGTTCTTGCCGCTCGCAGGCAAGATCCCGCTCCGTTCGACGACTACTCCCTATCCCCTGGAAGAAGCGAATCGGGCGCTCGTGGAATTGAAGCGGGGAAACGTCAAGGGCGCCAAGGTGTTGGTGATTGGTCGCTGA
- a CDS encoding PAC2 family protein has translation MLADDLQLHRPWLVAVWPGMGNVGVNAGIYLLSKLEMTLAAEFEVGDLFDVDQVEVTSGIIHIGRRPRHRLFLWQDPAKKRDLLVFLGEAQPPAGKFNFCRQLIRNARQFGVERIFTFAAMATGMRPKHGSHVFVAATDEALLHELEHHEMVVLENGNIGGLNGILLGAAAEAGLQGACLLGEMPQVFAQLPYPKASLEILRAFSKLTDIQLDLSELAEQGRAMEEQLQEILAKVEGDQETEEQEEEEEGFASEAPEPEGPDPELAARIEQLFAAAANDSSKAFELKQELDRLGLFFKYEDRFLDLFKKKE, from the coding sequence ATGTTAGCCGATGACTTACAACTGCATCGACCTTGGTTGGTAGCCGTTTGGCCCGGCATGGGAAACGTCGGCGTAAACGCCGGCATCTATTTGCTCTCGAAGCTGGAGATGACGCTGGCGGCCGAGTTTGAAGTCGGCGATCTCTTCGACGTCGATCAGGTCGAAGTGACGAGCGGCATCATTCACATCGGACGACGTCCGCGGCATCGCTTGTTCCTCTGGCAAGATCCGGCGAAAAAGCGCGACTTGCTGGTCTTCCTGGGAGAAGCGCAGCCTCCGGCCGGCAAGTTCAACTTTTGCCGTCAGCTGATTCGCAATGCGCGGCAGTTCGGGGTCGAGCGAATCTTCACCTTCGCCGCGATGGCGACCGGCATGCGTCCCAAGCATGGTTCGCACGTCTTTGTCGCCGCGACCGATGAGGCGCTTTTGCACGAGCTCGAACACCATGAGATGGTCGTTCTCGAAAACGGGAACATCGGCGGCCTGAACGGCATCCTCTTGGGCGCCGCCGCCGAAGCCGGCCTGCAAGGAGCTTGCCTCTTGGGAGAAATGCCGCAAGTTTTCGCCCAACTCCCCTACCCCAAGGCGTCGCTGGAGATCCTAAGGGCGTTCTCGAAACTGACCGACATCCAACTCGACTTGTCGGAGTTGGCCGAACAAGGCCGCGCCATGGAAGAGCAGTTGCAGGAAATCCTCGCCAAAGTGGAGGGTGATCAAGAGACGGAGGAGCAGGAGGAAGAAGAGGAAGGTTTCGCGAGTGAAGCCCCGGAACCGGAGGGTCCTGATCCCGAGTTGGCAGCGAGAATCGAACAGCTGTTCGCCGCGGCGGCCAATGACTCCTCCAAAGCTTTTGAATTGAAACAAGAGCTTGATCGACTCGGTCTCTTCTTCAAGTACGAAGATCGCTTCCTCGATCTCTTCAAGAAGAAGGAATAG
- a CDS encoding response regulator, whose amino-acid sequence MNCPSNKSRILIVDDHPIVCEGLTARIDSQDDLEVCGAASNVTDALTAYRTLSPDLIIVDIQLEEGNGIELIKEIHGRNSAAKMLVISAYDESLFAERALRAGALGYVNKRELQTNVISAIRTVLNGERYLSPKMTQQLVSQAITQKDSTEEDPVQRLSDRELEVFQLIGHGKTTAAIASQLQLSVHTIDTHREKLRHKLGVKNSAELMKLAVQWVLENG is encoded by the coding sequence ATGAACTGCCCATCTAATAAGAGTCGAATTCTGATCGTCGACGATCATCCAATCGTCTGCGAAGGACTGACTGCGCGAATCGACAGCCAAGACGACTTGGAAGTATGCGGCGCGGCGAGCAACGTCACCGACGCGCTGACCGCCTATCGCACTCTGTCGCCCGATCTGATCATCGTCGACATTCAGTTGGAGGAAGGGAACGGAATCGAACTGATCAAAGAGATTCACGGCCGTAACTCAGCCGCGAAGATGTTGGTGATCTCGGCGTACGACGAGTCATTGTTCGCCGAACGAGCGCTCCGCGCCGGTGCGCTGGGATACGTGAACAAGCGGGAGCTGCAAACCAACGTCATCTCCGCGATTCGGACCGTTCTGAATGGGGAACGCTACCTGAGCCCCAAGATGACCCAACAGCTGGTCAGTCAGGCGATTACCCAGAAAGACTCGACCGAAGAAGACCCGGTCCAGCGGCTCAGCGATCGAGAACTGGAAGTCTTCCAGTTGATCGGCCACGGCAAGACGACCGCTGCGATCGCCAGCCAACTGCAATTGAGCGTCCACACGATCGACACGCATCGCGAAAAGCTGCGTCATAAGCTCGGCGTGAAAAACAGCGCGGAGCTCATGAAGCTGGCTGTCCAGTGGGTTCTGGAAAACGGCTAA
- a CDS encoding hybrid sensor histidine kinase/response regulator translates to MTMKLSILLIDNDDTHCARLRTFLAKLRYQVDVAHDCPTALQLLQRTPYDVALLDLKIPDMDGIELFRRIKSLRSDTAVIVTSYAASDTAETAIGAGAMAVLPKPPNFPRLIHLVDEALEQPLLVVIDDDPDLCESLRYQFERRGYPVRAVHSLAELQAIFTEGDDFKLALVDFRLQDYGGEEFSRIIREAAPAARTIVITEHQSEFDHIVDKLMSEGAYDYLLKPINADVLRISLQRIAHLNETKYSLKREADARELAEQQHRLLAEAIAHLGEGVIITSDEFDGPCPRIVFVNDAICRITGYAAEELIGKTPKIFQGKRTDIALMLDCQAAVRAERPFQGEFVYYRKDRTAYDAEIVVTPMFDAEGSCTNYVIVQRDITEKNRAARELRDREARLRAILDTATDAIVTIDCQGIIHATNPATSRMFGYADQEMIGRNVMILMPEPYRSEHHGYLARYMETGEAHIIGTGREVVARRKDGTTFPVHLAVSRIENPPLFTGIIRDISALKELQKQVLEIATEEDRRIGQELHDSVQQQLTGLGLLSQTVYEMMLTVEVEKSECQTFADKVAHLAGRVAAGINDVAREVHNLSRGLVPVEIDAEGLRSALRELAARIREQFGVLCECRFQGDTAVTNNFVATHLFRIIQEAVTNAIKHGEAKRIDISLRGSDQAITMEILDDGRGIDPLEVSNLGTGLKIMQYRSGLIGGVFKIAPGPSGGTLVSCIVSRQGSFGDVGEDELPI, encoded by the coding sequence ATGACGATGAAACTATCCATCCTCCTTATCGATAACGACGATACCCATTGCGCGAGACTGCGGACTTTCCTAGCCAAACTCCGTTATCAGGTTGATGTTGCGCACGATTGCCCTACCGCCCTCCAACTCCTGCAGCGTACCCCCTATGACGTCGCACTCCTGGATCTAAAGATCCCTGACATGGACGGCATAGAGTTGTTTCGCCGCATCAAGAGCCTGCGTTCCGATACCGCCGTTATCGTCACCTCTTACGCAGCCAGCGATACGGCCGAAACGGCAATTGGCGCCGGCGCCATGGCAGTTCTGCCGAAGCCCCCCAATTTCCCCCGTCTGATCCATCTGGTGGATGAAGCGCTGGAACAACCGCTGCTGGTCGTGATCGACGACGATCCCGACTTGTGCGAAAGCCTTCGCTATCAGTTTGAACGGCGGGGGTACCCGGTCCGCGCCGTTCATTCGCTGGCCGAATTGCAAGCGATCTTTACCGAAGGAGACGACTTTAAGTTGGCGCTTGTCGATTTCCGCTTGCAGGATTACGGAGGAGAAGAGTTTTCGCGAATCATTCGCGAAGCGGCGCCTGCGGCGCGAACCATCGTGATCACCGAACACCAGAGCGAGTTCGATCACATCGTCGACAAACTGATGAGCGAAGGCGCCTACGACTATTTGCTGAAGCCGATCAACGCCGACGTGCTGCGAATCAGCTTGCAGCGGATCGCCCATCTGAACGAGACGAAGTATTCGCTGAAGCGAGAAGCGGACGCGCGCGAGCTTGCGGAACAGCAACATCGACTGCTCGCCGAAGCGATCGCCCATCTTGGCGAAGGGGTCATCATCACGAGCGATGAATTCGACGGCCCCTGTCCTCGGATCGTTTTCGTCAACGACGCAATCTGCCGGATTACCGGCTACGCCGCCGAGGAACTGATCGGGAAGACTCCCAAAATCTTTCAAGGCAAGCGGACCGATATCGCCTTAATGCTTGACTGCCAGGCCGCCGTTCGCGCCGAGCGACCTTTCCAGGGCGAGTTCGTCTACTACCGCAAAGATCGAACGGCGTACGATGCGGAGATCGTCGTCACGCCAATGTTCGACGCCGAGGGGAGCTGCACCAACTACGTCATCGTTCAGCGCGACATCACGGAGAAAAATCGAGCGGCCAGGGAACTGCGCGATCGAGAAGCTCGCTTGCGCGCGATCCTGGATACGGCGACCGACGCAATCGTCACCATTGACTGCCAAGGAATCATCCATGCGACGAATCCCGCGACCTCCCGGATGTTTGGCTACGCAGACCAGGAGATGATCGGCCGGAACGTCATGATCCTGATGCCGGAACCGTATCGCTCCGAACATCATGGCTATCTCGCGCGCTACATGGAGACCGGCGAAGCGCACATTATTGGAACAGGGCGGGAAGTCGTAGCGCGCCGAAAAGATGGGACGACGTTTCCCGTTCACCTGGCGGTCAGCAGGATCGAAAACCCGCCGTTGTTCACCGGCATCATTCGCGATATCTCCGCCCTTAAGGAGCTGCAAAAACAAGTTCTGGAGATCGCCACGGAAGAAGATCGGCGGATTGGCCAGGAGTTGCACGACAGCGTTCAGCAGCAGTTGACCGGACTAGGACTATTGTCCCAGACCGTCTACGAAATGATGTTGACCGTGGAAGTCGAAAAGTCGGAATGCCAGACGTTCGCTGACAAAGTCGCCCACTTGGCCGGCCGCGTCGCTGCTGGGATTAACGACGTCGCTCGGGAAGTGCATAATCTCTCCCGCGGTCTGGTCCCCGTGGAAATCGACGCTGAAGGGCTACGCTCCGCATTGCGCGAACTGGCGGCCCGAATTCGTGAACAATTTGGGGTCCTCTGCGAGTGCCGTTTTCAGGGAGATACCGCGGTCACCAATAACTTCGTCGCGACCCATCTTTTCCGGATCATCCAGGAAGCGGTCACCAACGCCATCAAACATGGCGAGGCTAAACGGATTGATATTTCGCTCCGCGGCTCCGACCAGGCGATCACCATGGAAATTTTGGACGATGGCCGGGGAATCGACCCCCTGGAGGTTTCGAACCTGGGGACCGGTTTAAAGATCATGCAGTATCGCTCCGGGCTAATCGGGGGCGTTTTTAAGATCGCCCCTGGTCCGAGCGGCGGAACTTTGGTCAGCTGTATAGTATCGCGGCAAGGGAGTTTCGGAGACGTTGGGGAAGATGAACTGCCCATCTAA
- a CDS encoding BON domain-containing protein encodes MFVDHKSGRKLHRTLHDEVLQNVQQKLDRCRHGFIFRNVELEFVDGTLTLNGCVPSFYLKQNLQELLRNTPHVEQIVCNVDVVSSCGMSSVRKAK; translated from the coding sequence ATGTTCGTCGATCACAAATCTGGCCGCAAACTGCACCGCACCCTTCATGACGAGGTGTTGCAGAACGTTCAGCAGAAACTCGATAGATGCCGGCACGGGTTCATTTTTCGCAATGTCGAACTTGAATTCGTCGACGGAACGCTCACGTTGAACGGCTGCGTCCCCAGCTTTTATCTCAAACAGAATCTGCAAGAGCTCCTCCGCAACACTCCGCACGTCGAGCAGATCGTCTGCAACGTCGACGTCGTCAGTTCGTGCGGAATGAGCAGCGTTCGCAAGGCGAAGTAA
- a CDS encoding Hsp20/alpha crystallin family protein codes for MFQRFWDERNDVWGGQVMSPALDLKESDTDVTVSMDLPGVDAKEVDIQINGNQLVISGERKEEKEEKGQTFHRIERRSGRFSRTTTLPCAVEEDKIDARMKDGILTVMLPKSPEAQSRHIEVKTT; via the coding sequence ATGTTCCAGCGTTTCTGGGATGAGCGAAACGACGTCTGGGGAGGTCAGGTGATGTCCCCGGCGCTCGACCTGAAGGAATCGGACACCGACGTTACCGTCAGCATGGATCTGCCGGGCGTCGACGCCAAAGAGGTCGACATCCAAATCAACGGGAATCAGCTCGTGATTAGCGGCGAGCGGAAAGAAGAAAAGGAAGAGAAGGGACAGACCTTCCACCGGATCGAACGCCGCAGCGGACGGTTCTCACGCACGACGACGCTGCCGTGTGCCGTTGAAGAGGACAAGATTGACGCCAGAATGAAGGACGGCATTCTGACCGTCATGCTTCCGAAATCTCCGGAAGCTCAATCGCGCCATATCGAGGTCAAGACCACCTAG